In Treponema sp. OMZ 798, the following proteins share a genomic window:
- the lepB gene encoding signal peptidase I, with protein sequence MLLKGLLLDIRRVSGPSMEPALRDGDYVIIFKAAYGIKHPLKNKYLIRRALPKADDIIVYRKDGRFTVKRCLGIPQEPIEFYRKLGYNGSYDYSMKVSGKDIPLTAVQFDNLGGMIRGGKAMKEVSFIPAGTVLAVGDNLDASRDSRDYGFVLVDGIYGKVFIWEK encoded by the coding sequence ATTTTACTCAAAGGCCTTCTCCTTGATATCAGGCGTGTTTCTGGTCCTTCTATGGAGCCGGCCTTAAGGGATGGGGATTATGTTATTATTTTTAAGGCCGCCTACGGGATAAAGCATCCCTTAAAAAATAAGTACCTTATCCGCCGGGCACTCCCTAAAGCCGATGATATAATCGTCTACCGAAAAGACGGCAGGTTTACGGTAAAAAGATGTTTAGGTATTCCGCAAGAGCCTATAGAATTTTATCGAAAATTAGGCTACAATGGCTCTTATGATTATTCGATGAAGGTTTCCGGAAAAGATATACCCTTGACGGCTGTACAATTCGATAATTTGGGCGGAATGATCCGGGGCGGAAAGGCTATGAAGGAGGTCTCGTTTATTCCTGCCGGAACGGTTTTGGCCGTTGGGGATAATTTAGATGCTTCACGGGACTCCAGAGATTACGGCTTTGTCCTCGTTGACGGTATTTACGGTAAGGTTTTTATATGGGAGAAGTAG
- a CDS encoding helicase HerA-like domain-containing protein produces MEKGIFIGLGESRVELLADRANRHGLIAGATGTGKTITLKVIAEAFSDMGVPVFLPDVKGDLCSFAEKGEANEKINERLGLLGLSEFEFKSYPIRLWSILKETGHPIRTAISEMGPLLLSKLLNLNEVQAGVLNIAFRIADEEGLLLLDIKDLKSILVYIGENSKDLKLKYGNVSDSSIGAIQRALLILEGEGANDFFAEPALELADFFKLTSDGRGYINVLNSTSLYQRPNLYSTFLLWFLSELYENLPEAGDTEKPKIVFFFDEAHLLFNNLSSALIEKIETMIRLIRSKGVAVFFVTQNPADVPESILSQLGNKIQHALRAFTPKDQKAIKLSAETFRTNPKFDTAKVLTELKTGEALVSLLQEDGSPSVTQRVLIAPPRSKIGTVGEAKLKAIVEESPLLYKYKDIIDRESAYEILMEQFEEKKLVAERELEEKRLSKEAAARAKEEAALIRAENARIRAENARRRLEESQNRKQRSEAGRLGRVLVDSMTRTVGREITRGVFGSIKKMFK; encoded by the coding sequence ATGGAAAAAGGAATTTTTATCGGATTGGGCGAGAGCAGGGTAGAGCTTTTGGCTGATCGTGCAAATAGGCACGGCCTCATTGCCGGGGCTACGGGAACGGGGAAGACTATTACCTTAAAGGTAATTGCTGAGGCCTTCAGCGATATGGGTGTCCCTGTTTTTTTACCCGATGTAAAGGGAGACTTATGCAGTTTTGCCGAAAAGGGTGAAGCTAACGAAAAAATAAACGAAAGGTTAGGCCTTTTAGGGCTTTCGGAATTCGAGTTTAAATCCTATCCTATACGCCTTTGGAGTATCTTAAAAGAAACAGGCCATCCCATACGTACGGCCATATCTGAGATGGGGCCTCTTCTTTTGTCAAAGCTTTTAAATTTAAACGAGGTTCAAGCAGGTGTTCTCAACATTGCCTTTAGAATAGCAGATGAAGAAGGCCTTCTCCTTTTGGATATAAAAGACTTAAAGTCGATCTTGGTTTATATAGGCGAAAACAGCAAGGATCTAAAGCTTAAATACGGTAATGTTTCAGATTCTTCAATAGGAGCAATCCAAAGAGCGCTCCTCATTTTGGAAGGGGAGGGGGCAAATGATTTTTTTGCAGAACCAGCCTTGGAGCTTGCCGATTTTTTTAAGCTTACCTCAGACGGGAGGGGCTATATAAATGTTTTAAATTCTACAAGCCTCTATCAAAGACCCAATCTTTACTCGACCTTTTTGCTTTGGTTCTTGTCCGAGCTTTACGAAAACCTCCCCGAAGCGGGAGATACCGAAAAGCCTAAAATCGTTTTCTTTTTTGATGAGGCCCACCTTCTTTTTAATAATTTGTCTTCGGCCCTCATCGAAAAGATAGAAACCATGATAAGGCTTATCCGCTCAAAGGGCGTTGCAGTTTTTTTTGTTACGCAAAATCCTGCCGATGTGCCTGAAAGTATTTTAAGCCAGCTGGGAAATAAGATCCAGCATGCTCTGAGGGCCTTTACTCCCAAAGACCAAAAGGCTATAAAGCTTTCGGCCGAGACCTTTAGGACCAATCCCAAATTCGATACGGCTAAGGTACTTACCGAGCTTAAAACCGGCGAGGCTCTGGTTTCCCTCTTGCAGGAAGACGGAAGCCCCTCTGTAACTCAAAGGGTTTTAATTGCCCCTCCAAGAAGTAAGATAGGCACTGTGGGAGAAGCAAAGCTTAAAGCTATTGTCGAAGAATCCCCTCTGTTATATAAGTACAAGGATATAATAGACAGGGAATCGGCATACGAAATTCTCATGGAGCAATTTGAAGAAAAAAAACTGGTTGCCGAAAGGGAGCTTGAAGAAAAACGCCTCTCTAAAGAAGCTGCAGCTAGGGCAAAAGAAGAGGCAGCCTTGATCAGGGCAGAAAACGCACGGATACGGGCGGAAAATGCAAGGCGCCGTTTGGAAGAGTCTCAAAACCGAAAGCAAAGAAGCGAGGCCGGAAGGCTTGGACGGGTCTTAGTGGACAGTATGACCCGAACCGTAGGCCGCGAAATTACGCGAGGAGTTTTCGGCTCGATAAAAAAGATGTTTAAATAG
- a CDS encoding ABC transporter ATP-binding protein, with protein sequence MSIFKLILSKKKELFIITFFMIVAQLLSQGIPTLIKFISDSFIDSTPLIVLLVAGGLTAAGFVQYFSDYFADKYYWKFTNGIGLELLKEFLMIVMNCKTLHLSKMNPDELSRMATSDIQQLKEAVIKQYFISISTVIKVLTLLLFVLLLDYKLGLITIIWYILFYFVSKRLVDKISKDRINERADYTEVMALAKDAVYGNFDLKYYASYEGFLKHLEKINKKYISSHISLMLTSSQSRYLKYIGNFTSIAIIICYKTFISPDVSTGTVLAMYMYSINYSAVFNSILTLRTYSKDVKALKKPVEDFFKSAREKENAGSIICEKINNINFKNVSVSYDDKNVFGNFNCEFTSHRVYLINGKSGAGKTSLINALLGEIDYEGSIFFNDIQFENIDKNSLKEKIGIIHQNIYLIGGTVKENILLFNEKFSDKDLETAAKIVGIKDLTQHIGTSEIDKVSGGERKRIALARLMLVIAEKDLIILDETFANLDINSIQSILKEVLNKSKDKILIIISHDEAVQKFLSANTDLTIVRIGSE encoded by the coding sequence ATGTCTATATTTAAGTTAATACTGTCTAAGAAAAAAGAATTATTTATAATTACGTTTTTTATGATAGTAGCCCAGCTCTTGTCGCAAGGAATTCCCACTTTAATAAAATTTATATCCGATAGTTTTATTGACAGTACGCCATTGATAGTTTTGTTGGTAGCGGGAGGCTTGACGGCCGCAGGATTTGTACAATATTTTTCGGATTATTTTGCAGATAAATATTATTGGAAATTTACAAACGGTATCGGTTTGGAATTATTAAAAGAATTTTTAATGATAGTAATGAACTGTAAAACTTTACACCTTTCTAAAATGAACCCTGATGAACTATCAAGAATGGCAACAAGCGATATTCAACAGTTAAAAGAAGCTGTAATTAAGCAATATTTTATATCCATAAGTACCGTCATTAAGGTGCTTACCTTATTATTGTTTGTTTTGCTATTGGATTATAAATTGGGTTTAATAACGATTATTTGGTATATACTTTTTTATTTTGTAAGTAAAAGGCTTGTAGATAAAATAAGTAAGGATAGAATAAATGAAAGAGCTGACTATACGGAAGTTATGGCTTTAGCAAAGGATGCCGTATATGGAAATTTTGATTTAAAATATTACGCCTCCTATGAAGGCTTTTTAAAACATTTGGAAAAGATAAATAAAAAATATATTTCGTCTCATATTTCTCTTATGCTGACAAGTTCTCAATCCCGCTATTTAAAATATATCGGAAACTTTACAAGTATAGCCATTATTATTTGTTATAAAACTTTTATATCTCCCGATGTAAGCACGGGAACCGTTTTGGCAATGTATATGTATTCCATAAATTACTCTGCCGTCTTTAATAGTATTTTAACATTAAGAACTTATTCAAAAGATGTTAAGGCTTTAAAAAAGCCTGTAGAAGACTTTTTTAAATCGGCAAGGGAAAAAGAAAATGCCGGTTCTATCATTTGTGAAAAAATAAATAATATAAACTTTAAAAATGTAAGTGTTTCTTATGATGATAAAAATGTCTTCGGCAATTTTAATTGTGAATTTACAAGTCATAGAGTTTATTTAATAAACGGTAAAAGCGGAGCCGGAAAGACAAGTTTAATCAATGCGCTTTTAGGAGAAATTGATTATGAAGGTTCTATTTTTTTTAATGATATTCAATTTGAAAATATCGATAAAAATTCGTTAAAAGAAAAAATAGGGATTATCCATCAAAATATCTATTTAATCGGCGGAACCGTCAAAGAAAATATTTTATTGTTTAATGAGAAGTTTTCTGATAAAGACCTTGAGACGGCCGCAAAAATTGTAGGTATTAAGGATTTAACGCAGCACATCGGTACGAGCGAAATTGATAAGGTTTCGGGTGGAGAAAGAAAGCGGATTGCTTTGGCCCGCCTGATGCTTGTCATTGCCGAAAAGGATTTAATTATTCTGGATGAAACATTTGCGAATTTGGATATAAATTCCATTCAATCAATTTTAAAGGAAGTCCTTAATAAATCTAAAGATAAGATTCTAATTATCATATCCCATGATGAAGCAGTACAAAAATTCCTTAGCGCTAATACCGATTTAACGATAGTAAGGATTGGGAGTGAATAA
- a CDS encoding metallopeptidase TldD-related protein yields the protein MKDKIISILKNKKNIDGYRLVLTKIRSGEMFLVRDKMDMNRGKNVLHASLTVYKDFEEAGKKYRGSADVSLSPTMDDEEINKKIEEAAFASQFVKNEWYPLSSPSSEKAFALSSSFDTENLNEELVKIQKAIYKKRDTKAEINSAEIFIDNMEVQIVNSEGVDVRFKKYKGYIEVITDCSIGKEEVEIYGDNSFSTENEKLVDEMVSEQLKETEERALAEKAKHLKSVNVIITNKAVASFFDFYISQASASMVYTKSSAAKLGENFQGSEVKGDKVNIKLVPDMAGSPYSSPYDGDGLLLKEHELYKDGIVKTYHGSIKFAHYLNVEPTGNISNFEVAAGAKTEAELKKGPYVEILTFSDFFQDAVTGDFGGEFRLARYFDGKDIHIINNGSISGNMFEAQKEFYFSKERVQHSNYFGPKSVMIPGMEVLGD from the coding sequence ATGAAAGATAAGATAATTTCTATTTTAAAGAATAAAAAAAACATAGACGGATACAGGCTTGTCCTTACAAAGATAAGATCGGGTGAGATGTTTTTGGTAAGGGATAAGATGGATATGAACCGCGGGAAAAATGTTCTTCATGCCTCGCTTACGGTTTATAAGGATTTTGAAGAGGCGGGAAAAAAATACAGGGGTTCTGCCGATGTAAGCCTTTCGCCCACAATGGACGATGAGGAAATAAACAAAAAGATTGAAGAAGCGGCCTTTGCTTCTCAATTTGTTAAAAACGAGTGGTATCCTCTTAGCTCTCCTTCTTCCGAAAAGGCCTTTGCTCTTTCTTCTTCATTCGATACCGAAAACTTAAATGAAGAATTGGTCAAGATTCAAAAGGCAATTTATAAAAAGCGCGATACGAAGGCCGAAATCAATTCTGCCGAAATCTTTATCGACAATATGGAAGTTCAAATAGTAAACTCCGAAGGAGTGGATGTAAGGTTTAAAAAATATAAGGGCTATATTGAAGTTATAACCGACTGCTCTATCGGTAAAGAAGAAGTTGAAATTTACGGAGATAATTCTTTTTCGACTGAAAACGAAAAGCTTGTCGATGAAATGGTCTCGGAGCAATTAAAGGAAACTGAAGAAAGGGCACTTGCCGAAAAGGCCAAGCATCTTAAATCGGTAAACGTAATAATCACAAATAAGGCTGTTGCCTCCTTCTTTGACTTTTACATTTCGCAAGCCTCGGCTTCAATGGTTTATACAAAATCTTCCGCAGCTAAATTGGGAGAGAACTTTCAAGGAAGCGAGGTAAAAGGAGACAAGGTTAATATCAAGCTCGTTCCGGATATGGCTGGTTCTCCTTATTCTTCCCCCTATGACGGAGACGGCCTTCTTTTAAAAGAGCACGAGCTTTACAAGGACGGCATCGTAAAAACCTATCACGGCTCTATAAAGTTTGCCCATTACCTAAATGTGGAGCCTACGGGCAATATATCTAATTTTGAAGTTGCTGCCGGAGCTAAAACGGAAGCCGAACTAAAAAAAGGACCCTATGTTGAAATATTAACCTTTTCCGACTTTTTTCAAGATGCGGTAACCGGAGACTTCGGCGGCGAGTTTAGGCTTGCCCGCTATTTTGACGGAAAGGATATTCACATAATAAATAACGGCTCAATTTCGGGAAACATGTTTGAAGCCCAAAAAGAATTTTACTTTTCAAAAGAAAGGGTTCAACATTCAAATTATTTCGGCCCCAAAAGCGTTATGATTCCGGGCATGGAAGTTTTAGGAGATTAG
- a CDS encoding TldD/PmbA family protein, with the protein MTQKMSKFLKDSKPVLKKLVEELSKEFEYVSILGCDSNGKSYSVRKTAVSVGDSFSTERGFVLRVYNGLGYSEYSFDVVDAESVKKEIRRIANADIAFFKSKNLEGLKYPVIKEEALTKSFYAEVKESFDSMNDEQKIKRLETIMKQGFDYCPEMIDFQVRYEEVSVCKIFLSQKKDLEQAYAYAISYLVPYLKKGESVKYSFQAFSGNCGLEILHEVEDNIKKSIDSTKELLDAERIKPGVYDIICKQNVTGLIAHEAFGHGVEMDMFVKNRAKAKEFIGKKVASEITDMHDGAAAAEQVSSYLFDDEGVLAQDTHIIEKGILKRGICDTLSALSLGIRPTGNGKRESFERKAYTRMTNTFFSTKNSSLDEMIKSVDSGYLLDGYFSGMEDPKNWGIQCAVEKGYEIKDGKLTGKIVGPIFLTGYVPELLSSISMISGEEDFELGGSGFCGKGYKEYVRTSAGGGYIKARGRLG; encoded by the coding sequence ATGACTCAAAAGATGAGTAAGTTTTTAAAGGACAGTAAGCCTGTCTTAAAAAAACTGGTAGAAGAGCTTTCAAAGGAATTTGAATATGTTTCGATTTTAGGCTGCGACTCAAATGGAAAGTCTTATTCGGTACGCAAAACGGCCGTTTCGGTAGGAGATTCTTTTTCGACGGAAAGGGGCTTTGTCTTGCGCGTTTATAACGGGCTTGGGTACTCCGAGTATTCCTTCGATGTGGTTGATGCCGAATCTGTCAAAAAAGAAATAAGGCGCATTGCAAATGCCGATATCGCATTTTTTAAATCGAAAAACCTTGAGGGTCTTAAGTATCCCGTAATCAAGGAAGAGGCCTTAACGAAGAGCTTTTATGCCGAGGTAAAAGAAAGCTTTGATTCTATGAATGATGAGCAAAAGATAAAAAGGCTTGAAACCATAATGAAGCAGGGCTTTGACTACTGCCCCGAAATGATAGATTTTCAGGTTAGGTATGAAGAAGTTTCCGTTTGTAAAATTTTCCTTTCGCAAAAAAAAGATTTGGAGCAGGCCTACGCTTACGCAATTTCTTATCTTGTTCCGTATTTAAAAAAGGGAGAATCCGTAAAGTACAGCTTCCAAGCTTTTTCGGGAAACTGCGGCCTTGAGATTTTACACGAGGTTGAAGACAATATCAAAAAAAGCATCGATTCTACAAAGGAACTTTTGGATGCCGAAAGGATTAAGCCGGGAGTTTACGATATTATCTGTAAGCAAAATGTTACAGGTCTTATAGCCCATGAAGCCTTCGGACACGGGGTCGAGATGGATATGTTCGTTAAAAACCGAGCAAAGGCTAAGGAGTTTATCGGCAAAAAGGTCGCTTCCGAAATTACCGACATGCACGACGGGGCTGCAGCTGCCGAGCAGGTTTCTTCATATCTTTTTGACGATGAAGGAGTCTTGGCTCAAGATACGCATATTATCGAAAAAGGAATTTTAAAGCGGGGAATCTGCGACACCCTCTCAGCCTTAAGCCTCGGCATAAGACCCACAGGTAACGGCAAAAGGGAATCCTTTGAGCGCAAGGCCTACACCCGAATGACAAACACCTTTTTCAGCACAAAAAATTCTTCCCTCGATGAGATGATAAAATCGGTCGATTCGGGTTATCTTTTGGACGGCTATTTTAGCGGAATGGAAGATCCTAAAAACTGGGGTATTCAATGTGCCGTCGAAAAGGGTTACGAAATAAAGGACGGAAAGCTTACAGGCAAAATAGTCGGCCCGATTTTTTTGACAGGCTACGTTCCCGAACTTCTTTCTTCTATTTCGATGATTTCGGGAGAGGAAGACTTTGAATTGGGAGGCTCCGGTTTTTGCGGAAAGGGTTATAAGGAATATGTAAGAACCTCTGCAGGAGGCGGATATATTAAGGCTCGCGGGAGATTGGGATAA
- the tkt gene encoding transketolase, with amino-acid sequence MNNALDAIALSIRSLSMDAIEKANSGHPGLPLGAAELGAPLYAKILKHNPKNPDWKDRDRFVLSAGHGSMLLYSALHISGYDVSIDDIKSFRQLGSKCPGHPEYGDTPGVETTTGPLGQGISTAVGMAIAEKMLAARFNTNEHKIVDHYTYALVGEGCLMEGVSSESSSLAGHLKLGKLIVYYDENKITIDGSTDLTFTENIEERYKAYGWQVLRGSMYSFEDIERLTLEAKKDERPTLIILKSVIGQGAPTVAGKNKAHGAPLGKDGLAEAKKNLGLEGKGDFYVAEEAYAFFKKRNEELAQAEAEWNKTFEAWSKANPEKRKEWDLSFAHGGADEAIVNSVKLPEFKKDEAIATRAASKKALNEFAKALPNLVGGSADLEGPNAVGLEGISAFSPENPLGRYLYFGIREFAMGTITNGIQLHGGFRAFCATFLVFADYLRPALRLAALMKLPSIYVFTHDSIFVGEDGPTHQPIELLASLRAIPNVLVLRPADAEEAGEAWKEALLHKDGPVCLILSRQNLPVLEKSDLFWRESVKNGAYIVKDVEASACGCTLGKPDRTPDVTVLATGSEVSMAVKAASLVKDKKVRVVSVMSKERFETSPKDFKHSVLGGCKKHIRVVTAEAGVAQGWEGWTGCKCDNFSIERFGTSAPGGKVAEHLGFTAENLAKLIEK; translated from the coding sequence ATGAACAATGCACTTGATGCTATAGCTCTTTCAATCAGAAGTCTTTCGATGGACGCAATCGAAAAGGCAAATTCCGGCCATCCGGGGCTCCCTCTGGGAGCTGCCGAGTTGGGTGCGCCTCTTTATGCCAAAATATTAAAACACAATCCTAAAAATCCGGATTGGAAGGATAGGGACCGCTTTGTCCTTTCTGCAGGTCACGGCTCGATGCTCTTATATTCTGCCTTGCACATTTCAGGCTATGATGTTTCTATTGACGATATAAAGAGTTTTAGGCAGCTCGGTTCCAAATGTCCCGGGCATCCCGAATACGGCGACACTCCCGGAGTTGAAACTACCACGGGCCCCTTGGGTCAGGGTATTTCTACGGCAGTAGGTATGGCCATCGCCGAAAAAATGCTTGCCGCCCGCTTTAACACAAACGAACACAAAATAGTGGATCACTACACCTATGCCCTTGTCGGTGAAGGCTGTTTGATGGAAGGCGTATCTTCCGAAAGCTCAAGTTTGGCAGGCCACCTAAAATTAGGAAAGCTCATCGTTTACTACGACGAAAATAAGATTACTATTGACGGTTCTACCGATCTCACCTTTACCGAAAACATTGAGGAAAGATACAAGGCCTACGGCTGGCAGGTATTGCGGGGCTCGATGTACTCCTTTGAAGATATTGAGCGGCTTACTCTTGAGGCCAAGAAGGATGAAAGGCCGACCCTTATCATCTTAAAGTCGGTTATAGGGCAGGGTGCTCCGACTGTTGCAGGTAAAAACAAGGCCCACGGCGCTCCTCTCGGCAAGGACGGCCTTGCCGAAGCCAAGAAAAATCTCGGCCTCGAAGGAAAGGGAGACTTTTATGTTGCGGAAGAAGCCTATGCCTTCTTTAAAAAGAGAAACGAGGAATTAGCCCAAGCCGAGGCCGAATGGAACAAGACCTTTGAGGCTTGGTCAAAGGCCAATCCCGAAAAACGAAAGGAATGGGATCTTTCCTTTGCTCACGGCGGAGCCGATGAAGCCATTGTAAACTCTGTTAAGCTCCCCGAATTCAAAAAGGATGAGGCGATTGCGACCCGTGCCGCCTCAAAAAAGGCCTTAAACGAGTTTGCAAAGGCTCTTCCCAATCTTGTAGGCGGTTCTGCCGACTTGGAAGGCCCCAATGCGGTAGGCTTGGAAGGCATTTCTGCCTTTTCGCCTGAAAATCCTTTAGGCCGCTACCTTTATTTCGGCATCAGAGAATTCGCAATGGGTACAATTACAAACGGAATCCAGCTTCACGGCGGGTTTAGAGCCTTTTGTGCGACCTTCTTGGTCTTCGCAGATTACTTAAGACCGGCTCTCCGTCTTGCAGCCTTGATGAAGCTTCCTTCGATCTATGTTTTTACCCATGACTCAATCTTTGTAGGCGAAGACGGCCCCACCCATCAGCCTATAGAGCTTTTAGCCTCCTTGAGGGCTATCCCGAATGTGCTTGTTTTACGCCCGGCCGATGCGGAAGAAGCCGGAGAAGCATGGAAAGAGGCTCTCTTACACAAGGACGGTCCAGTATGCCTCATCCTAAGCCGCCAAAATTTACCTGTCTTGGAAAAGTCGGATCTTTTTTGGAGAGAGTCGGTTAAAAACGGTGCCTACATTGTAAAGGATGTTGAAGCTTCTGCCTGCGGCTGTACCCTGGGTAAGCCTGACAGGACTCCCGATGTAACGGTCCTCGCTACGGGTTCCGAGGTAAGTATGGCTGTAAAGGCTGCAAGTCTTGTAAAGGATAAAAAGGTCAGGGTTGTCTCGGTTATGTCGAAAGAAAGATTTGAAACTTCTCCTAAGGACTTTAAACATTCCGTTTTGGGCGGATGTAAAAAACATATCCGCGTTGTTACCGCAGAAGCCGGAGTTGCCCAAGGCTGGGAAGGCTGGACAGGCTGCAAGTGCGACAATTTTTCGATAGAGCGCTTCGGCACCTCAGCTCCCGGCGGAAAGGTTGCAGAACACCTCGGCTTTACGGCAGAAAACCTGGCAAAGCTGATAGAGAAGTAA
- a CDS encoding hemerythrin family protein, producing MSEIIGFEWEDSLSVGYNTIDLHHKKLLSIMGQFKNLFELSQEEYKLKIGKIIKNLSDYTYYHFEEEEKVMKEYGYPGLKEHASIHNSFIKKIQEAIIPMASGNIETGLQFYDFLGKWLVDHIAGADHEWAEYIHTNHPEAQF from the coding sequence ATGAGTGAGATTATAGGTTTTGAGTGGGAAGACTCATTAAGCGTAGGTTATAATACAATAGATTTACATCATAAAAAACTTTTATCGATAATGGGACAGTTTAAAAATTTGTTTGAATTATCTCAAGAAGAATACAAGCTGAAAATCGGCAAAATAATAAAAAACTTGTCCGACTACACCTATTATCACTTTGAAGAAGAAGAAAAAGTAATGAAAGAATACGGATATCCCGGCTTAAAAGAACATGCATCCATCCATAACTCTTTTATAAAAAAAATACAGGAAGCCATTATACCCATGGCATCAGGCAATATTGAAACCGGCCTTCAATTCTATGACTTTTTAGGCAAATGGCTGGTAGATCACATCGCCGGAGCCGACCATGAGTGGGCCGAATACATTCATACAAATCACCCCGAAGCCCAATTTTAG
- a CDS encoding PD-(D/E)XK nuclease family transposase gives MKQLFKVTLRNDYAFKRVFGTEEHKDILQDLLECNNIFN, from the coding sequence ATGAAACAATTATTTAAAGTCACACTCCGAAATGACTACGCATTTAAACGTGTATTCGGAACTGAAGAACACAAAGATATCCTGCAAGATTTGCTGGAGTGTAATAATATTTTTAACTAA
- a CDS encoding Rpn family recombination-promoting nuclease/putative transposase, with translation MADGDNQPCFEVKIGGVIGEESTASVASRQTCSVGLSFLPYSCCITINLIGEGFNKNKRIHNKYRVLETVALEELSPKLEIHILNLEKAKLFNVFDDKENKALVNRLKFIETDDREVRRMLAENSQMMRKANAAIEVIEMSPKEKWLYDSRMKYEHDKASYRNEGYQEGIEQGFADGIHQKAVETANSLIEIGLSIENISKATGLNYAEIEKL, from the coding sequence TTGGCAGACGGGGACAACCAGCCTTGCTTCGAGGTAAAGATAGGAGGGGTTATAGGGGAGGAAAGTACAGCCAGCGTAGCTTCAAGGCAAACCTGTTCTGTCGGGTTGTCTTTCCTCCCCTATAGCTGCTGTATTACAATTAACTTGATAGGAGAAGGCTTTAATAAAAATAAGCGTATTCACAATAAATATCGAGTTTTAGAAACAGTTGCACTGGAAGAGCTCTCTCCAAAACTTGAGATTCATATATTAAATCTTGAAAAAGCAAAATTGTTCAATGTATTTGACGATAAAGAAAATAAGGCTTTAGTAAACCGGTTAAAGTTTATTGAAACCGATGATAGGGAGGTAAGAAGAATGTTAGCTGAAAATTCACAAATGATGAGAAAGGCAAATGCAGCGATTGAAGTTATAGAAATGAGCCCAAAAGAAAAATGGTTATATGACTCAAGAATGAAATATGAACACGACAAGGCCTCATATAGAAATGAAGGTTATCAAGAGGGAATTGAGCAGGGTTTTGCAGATGGGATACACCAAAAAGCTGTTGAAACGGCAAATAGCCTTATAGAGATAGGACTTTCTATTGAAAATATTTCAAAAGCCACAGGCTTAAACTATGCAGAGATAGAAAAACTTTAA